From Pseudoleptotrichia goodfellowii, a single genomic window includes:
- a CDS encoding GNAT family N-acetyltransferase: MKLIKTKKPKHLMNIYKLYLKAFPKNERKPFPFILLKQWRGTTEILSIKNSTGEFAGLAIAAIHNDLVLLAYFAVSSTQRGGGIGSKALQLLKERYADKKLFLEIENTDTDAPNIEERKKRKNFYLKNGMKEMPFIINFFGTEMEIMTYNSDIIFDEYHSVYKKEFGKYISRKVKFVRYK, translated from the coding sequence ATGAAACTGATAAAAACAAAAAAACCGAAACATTTAATGAATATATACAAACTTTACTTAAAAGCCTTTCCTAAAAATGAAAGAAAGCCTTTTCCTTTTATACTGTTAAAGCAATGGAGAGGAACAACGGAAATCCTTTCAATAAAAAACAGTACAGGAGAGTTTGCAGGACTTGCTATCGCAGCTATACACAACGATCTTGTTTTACTCGCATATTTTGCAGTTTCGAGTACACAAAGAGGAGGAGGGATAGGCTCAAAAGCTCTCCAACTTTTAAAAGAGCGTTATGCCGACAAAAAACTGTTTCTCGAAATAGAAAATACCGACACCGATGCTCCCAACATAGAAGAACGGAAAAAAAGAAAAAATTTCTATTTAAAAAACGGAATGAAGGAAATGCCTTTTATTATAAACTTTTTCGGTACAGAAATGGAGATTATGACTTATAATTCGGATATTATTTTTGACGAATATCATTCTGTTTATAAAAAAGAATTCGGAAAATATATAAGCAGGAAAGTCAAATTTGTAAGATATAAATAA